A genomic stretch from Mycobacterium paraterrae includes:
- the rpmE gene encoding 50S ribosomal protein L31, with product MKADIHPAYGETTVVCGCGNTFQTRSTKESGHIVVEVCSQCHPFYTGKQKILDSGGRVARFEKRYGKRKAGADQEASADK from the coding sequence ATGAAGGCTGATATCCACCCCGCGTACGGCGAGACCACCGTGGTCTGCGGTTGCGGCAATACTTTCCAGACGCGTAGCACCAAGGAGAGCGGCCACATCGTGGTCGAGGTCTGCTCGCAGTGCCACCCGTTCTACACCGGTAAGCAGAAGATTTTGGACAGCGGCGGCCGTGTTGCCCGCTTCGAGAAGCGGTACGGCAAGCGCAAGGCAGGCGCCGACCAGGAAGCTTCGGCCGACAAGTAG
- the thrB gene encoding homoserine kinase, with the protein MGAGLVLASGLVGTSVVPASSANLGPGFDSLGLALSLYDEIIVETTDSGLVVEVEGEGAGELVLDAGHLVVRAVQHGLQAAGVAASGLKVRCRNAIPHSRGLGSSAAAVVGGLAAVNGLLTQAGLTPLSQPQLIQLASEFEGHPDNAAAAVLGGATVSWTDAATGPPVYSAARLRLHPDIRLFPAIPTQRSSTVEARVLLPTQVSHDDARFNVSRAALLVVALTERPDLLMAATEDVLHQPQRAPAMPASAEYLHRLRRCGLAAVLSGAGPAVIALSTASQLPAEVLDFAAANGFAIREMTAGDGVRWSSGVAVPS; encoded by the coding sequence ATTGGGGCTGGCCTAGTGCTAGCTTCCGGGCTGGTGGGCACGTCGGTTGTCCCTGCCTCCAGCGCGAACCTTGGTCCGGGCTTCGACAGCCTCGGGTTGGCGTTGAGCTTGTATGACGAAATCATCGTCGAGACAACCGATTCCGGCCTGGTCGTCGAGGTCGAAGGCGAGGGTGCCGGGGAACTGGTGCTCGACGCCGGCCATCTAGTCGTCCGCGCCGTGCAACACGGATTGCAGGCCGCCGGTGTCGCTGCGTCCGGGCTGAAAGTGCGCTGCCGCAACGCGATTCCACATTCCCGCGGCCTCGGCTCGTCGGCGGCGGCCGTGGTTGGCGGTCTGGCGGCGGTCAACGGCCTTCTCACCCAGGCGGGCCTGACGCCGTTGAGTCAGCCTCAGCTGATTCAACTGGCCTCCGAGTTCGAAGGGCACCCCGACAACGCGGCCGCGGCGGTGCTGGGCGGTGCGACCGTGTCGTGGACCGACGCCGCCACGGGTCCACCCGTCTATTCGGCCGCCCGGTTGCGGCTGCACCCCGATATCCGACTGTTCCCGGCCATTCCCACCCAGCGATCCTCGACCGTCGAGGCCCGGGTGTTGTTACCCACGCAGGTCAGCCACGACGACGCGCGCTTCAATGTCAGCCGCGCGGCGCTGCTGGTGGTGGCGCTCACCGAGCGGCCCGACCTGTTGATGGCGGCCACCGAGGATGTACTTCACCAGCCGCAGCGTGCGCCGGCAATGCCGGCATCGGCGGAATACCTGCATCGGCTGCGTCGTTGTGGTTTGGCGGCTGTGCTCTCCGGCGCCGGACCGGCGGTTATCGCGCTGAGCACGGCGTCCCAACTGCCCGCCGAAGTGCTCGACTTTGCCGCCGCAAACGGATTTGCGATCCGCGAAATGACGGCCGGTGACGGCGTACGCTGGAGTTCTGGGGTAGCAGTCCCCAGCTAG
- the thrC gene encoding threonine synthase, with amino-acid sequence MSASKAAVHRQWPGLIEAYRDRLPVGDNWTPVTLLEGGTPLISAPRLSEQIGCTVHLKVEGLNPTGSFKDRGMTMAVTDAVARGQQAVLCASTGNTSASAAAYAARAGITCAVLIPQGKIAMGKLAQAVMHGAKIIQVDGNFDDCLEVARKIVADFPTIALVNSVNPVRIEGQKTAAFEIVDVLGYAPDIHALPVGNAGNITAYWKGYTEYHADGVTDKRPRMLGTQAAGAAPLVSGEPVKNPETIATAIRIGSPASWGPAVAAQEESNGRFLAATDDEILAAYHLVAASEGVFVEPASAASIAGLLKSVEDGWVERGSTVVCTVTGNGLKDPDTALRDMPTVEPVPVDPVAVVAKLGLA; translated from the coding sequence ATGAGCGCCTCCAAGGCGGCCGTGCATCGGCAGTGGCCGGGCCTGATCGAGGCCTACCGCGACCGGCTGCCCGTCGGGGACAACTGGACCCCGGTCACCCTGCTGGAAGGTGGCACACCGCTGATCTCGGCGCCGCGGCTGTCCGAGCAGATCGGCTGCACGGTTCACCTCAAGGTCGAAGGCCTCAACCCCACTGGCTCGTTCAAAGACCGTGGCATGACGATGGCGGTCACCGATGCGGTAGCCCGCGGCCAGCAGGCGGTGTTGTGCGCGTCGACGGGCAACACGTCGGCGTCGGCGGCGGCATATGCCGCCCGGGCCGGCATTACCTGCGCGGTGCTGATCCCGCAGGGCAAAATCGCGATGGGCAAGCTCGCGCAGGCTGTCATGCACGGCGCCAAGATCATTCAGGTCGACGGTAACTTCGACGACTGCCTGGAGGTGGCCCGCAAGATCGTCGCGGACTTCCCGACCATCGCGCTGGTCAACTCGGTCAACCCGGTTCGCATCGAAGGCCAGAAGACGGCGGCGTTCGAGATCGTCGACGTGCTGGGCTACGCGCCGGACATCCACGCTCTGCCGGTCGGCAACGCGGGCAACATCACCGCGTACTGGAAGGGCTACACCGAGTACCACGCGGACGGTGTGACTGACAAACGTCCCCGGATGCTGGGCACCCAGGCGGCAGGTGCCGCCCCGCTGGTCTCCGGCGAGCCCGTGAAGAACCCGGAAACCATCGCGACGGCGATCCGGATCGGGTCGCCTGCGTCGTGGGGGCCGGCCGTCGCGGCGCAAGAGGAGTCCAACGGCCGATTTCTGGCGGCCACCGACGACGAGATCCTTGCGGCGTACCACCTGGTCGCGGCCAGCGAAGGCGTCTTCGTCGAGCCGGCTTCGGCGGCCAGCATCGCCGGTCTGCTCAAATCCGTCGAGGACGGCTGGGTCGAGCGCGGCTCGACCGTGGTCTGCACGGTGACCGGCAACGGCCTCAAAGATCCCGACACCGCGCTGCGCGACATGCCGACCGTGGAGCCGGTTCCGGTCGACCCGGTCGCGGTCGTCGCCAAATTGGGGCTGGCCTAG
- the prmC gene encoding peptide chain release factor N(5)-glutamine methyltransferase, whose amino-acid sequence MITRLRGAIDSATALLTQAGIDSARYDAEELAAHLAGTQRGRLSMLAPPDDAFFDRYRATIAERSRRIPLQHLTGTAAFGPVTLAVGPGVFIPRPETEAMLEWAMAQRIPKPSTIVDLCTGSGALALGLARHWPAARVVGVDDSEVALEYARKNAVGTTVELLHADVTGSGVLSDLDGQVDLLVSNPPYVPEGADLEPEVLDHDPAHAVFGGPDGMAVITAIVALAARLLRPGGLFAVEHDDTTSSSTVELLRATARYEDIVARKDLTGRPRFVTARRSGGSS is encoded by the coding sequence ATGATTACCCGGCTGCGTGGCGCGATCGACTCGGCGACAGCGTTGCTCACGCAAGCCGGCATCGACTCCGCCCGCTACGACGCCGAGGAGCTGGCGGCGCATCTGGCCGGCACTCAGCGTGGCCGGCTGTCGATGCTCGCCCCGCCCGATGACGCATTCTTCGACCGCTACCGCGCGACCATCGCCGAACGGTCCCGGCGAATTCCGCTGCAGCACCTCACCGGAACGGCCGCCTTCGGCCCCGTGACATTGGCGGTCGGGCCCGGTGTGTTCATTCCCCGACCGGAAACCGAGGCGATGCTGGAATGGGCCATGGCGCAACGTATTCCGAAGCCGTCGACGATCGTAGACCTGTGCACGGGTTCGGGCGCGCTGGCGCTCGGGCTGGCGCGACATTGGCCCGCGGCGCGGGTGGTCGGCGTCGACGACTCCGAGGTCGCCCTCGAGTATGCGCGGAAAAACGCCGTGGGTACCACGGTCGAATTGCTGCACGCCGATGTCACCGGATCGGGCGTGCTGAGCGACCTCGACGGTCAGGTCGACCTGCTGGTCTCCAACCCGCCCTACGTTCCGGAGGGTGCCGACCTCGAACCCGAAGTGCTCGACCATGATCCGGCACATGCCGTGTTCGGCGGCCCGGACGGAATGGCGGTGATCACAGCCATCGTCGCGCTGGCCGCACGGCTGCTTCGCCCCGGCGGTCTTTTCGCCGTCGAACATGACGACACCACGTCGTCGTCCACCGTCGAATTGCTGCGCGCGACAGCACGTTACGAAGACATCGTCGCACGCAAGGATCTGACCGGACGGCCGCGGTTCGTCACGGCGCGCCGAAGCGGTGGCAGCTCATGA
- a CDS encoding homoserine dehydrogenase: MSEPEKPVGVAVLGLGNVGSEVVRIIEESADDLAARVGAPLVLRGIGVRRLSGDRGVPADLLTDDIDSLVVRDDVDIVVEVMGPVEPSRKAILSALEHGKSVVTANKALLSVSTGELAQAAENARVDLYFEAAVAGAIPVIRPLTQSLAGDTVQRVAGIVNGTTNYILSEMDSTGADYEKALADASALGYAEADPTADVEGYDAAAKAAILASIAFHTRVTADDVYREGITKISPEDFASARALGCTIKLLSICERVAGDDGQQRVSARVYPALVPLEHPLATVNGAFNAVVVEAEAAGRLMFYGQGAGGAPTASAVTGDLVMAARNRVLGSRAPKESKYAQLSVAPMGVISTRYYVSMDVADKPGVLATVAAEFAKREVSIAEVRQEGVVGEGGRRVGARVVVVTHTATDAALSETVDALAELDVVQGVASVLRLEGTNE; the protein is encoded by the coding sequence ATGAGCGAACCTGAAAAGCCGGTCGGTGTAGCGGTATTGGGACTTGGCAATGTGGGCAGTGAGGTCGTTCGCATCATCGAGGAAAGCGCCGACGACCTTGCCGCCCGCGTCGGTGCGCCGCTGGTGCTGCGCGGCATCGGCGTCCGCCGGTTGTCCGGCGATCGCGGTGTGCCGGCCGATCTGCTCACCGACGACATCGACTCGCTGGTCGTCCGCGACGACGTCGACATCGTCGTCGAGGTGATGGGTCCGGTCGAGCCGTCCCGCAAGGCGATTCTGTCTGCCCTAGAACACGGCAAGTCTGTGGTGACAGCCAATAAGGCGCTGCTGTCGGTCTCCACCGGCGAGTTGGCGCAAGCCGCCGAAAACGCCCGCGTCGACCTGTATTTCGAGGCCGCGGTGGCTGGCGCCATTCCGGTGATCCGTCCGCTGACGCAGTCGCTGGCTGGTGACACCGTGCAGCGGGTGGCCGGGATCGTCAACGGCACCACCAACTACATCCTGTCCGAAATGGACAGCACCGGCGCCGACTACGAGAAGGCGCTGGCCGATGCGAGTGCGCTGGGCTACGCCGAAGCCGACCCGACCGCCGACGTCGAGGGCTACGACGCCGCCGCGAAAGCCGCGATCCTGGCGTCCATCGCGTTCCACACCCGGGTGACCGCCGACGACGTCTACCGCGAGGGCATCACCAAGATCAGCCCGGAAGACTTCGCCTCCGCTCGAGCGTTGGGCTGCACGATCAAGCTGCTGTCCATCTGTGAGCGGGTCGCCGGAGACGATGGACAACAACGCGTTTCAGCCCGCGTGTATCCAGCGCTGGTGCCACTGGAGCACCCACTGGCGACCGTCAACGGGGCGTTCAACGCGGTCGTGGTCGAGGCCGAGGCGGCCGGCCGGCTGATGTTCTACGGCCAGGGGGCCGGCGGAGCGCCGACCGCGTCCGCCGTCACCGGCGACTTGGTGATGGCCGCCCGCAACCGGGTGTTGGGCAGCCGCGCGCCCAAGGAGTCGAAGTACGCGCAGTTGTCGGTTGCCCCGATGGGAGTGATCTCTACCCGCTACTACGTCAGCATGGATGTGGCCGACAAGCCGGGTGTATTGGCCACGGTCGCAGCCGAATTCGCCAAGCGCGAGGTCAGCATCGCCGAGGTGCGCCAGGAGGGCGTGGTCGGCGAGGGTGGGCGGCGCGTCGGCGCCCGCGTCGTCGTGGTCACCCACACCGCGACCGACGCCGCGTTGTCCGAGACCGTCGACGCGCTGGCCGAACTGGATGTCGTGCAGGGTGTGGCCAGCGTCCTGCGGCTGGAAGGAACCAACGAATGA
- the prfA gene encoding peptide chain release factor 1, which translates to MTQGGQAIDALVAEHADLEKKLSDPELHSDAANARKVGRRFAQLAPIVTTYRQLTSARDDLETARELALDDASFADEVTELEKRVDELETKLSDMLAPRDPHDADDVVLEVKSGEGGEESALFAADLARMYIRYAERHGWTVTVLDETHSDLGGYKDATLTIASKGDSMDGVWSKLKFEGGVHRVQRVPVTESQGRVHTSAAGVLVYPEPEEVGEVQIDDSDLRIDVYRSSGKGGQGVNTTDSAVRITHLPTGIVVTCQNERSQLQNKARAMLVLAARLQALAEEQAQADASADRASQIRTVDRSERIRTYNFPENRIADHRINFKAHNLDQVLDGDLDALFDALGAADKQARLQQA; encoded by the coding sequence ATGACCCAAGGCGGACAAGCGATTGATGCGCTGGTTGCCGAACATGCCGACCTCGAGAAGAAGCTGTCGGACCCCGAACTGCACAGCGATGCGGCCAACGCCCGCAAGGTCGGTCGGCGGTTCGCGCAGCTGGCCCCGATCGTGACGACTTACCGCCAACTCACCTCGGCGCGCGACGATCTCGAGACCGCGCGCGAACTCGCGCTCGATGATGCATCGTTCGCCGACGAGGTCACCGAACTCGAAAAGCGGGTCGACGAGTTGGAGACCAAGCTCAGTGACATGCTCGCGCCACGCGACCCGCACGACGCCGACGATGTGGTGCTCGAGGTCAAATCCGGTGAAGGCGGCGAAGAATCGGCACTATTCGCCGCGGACCTGGCCCGGATGTACATCCGCTACGCCGAACGGCACGGCTGGACCGTGACGGTGCTGGACGAGACCCACTCCGACCTAGGCGGTTACAAGGACGCGACGCTCACGATCGCGAGCAAGGGCGATTCGATGGATGGCGTCTGGTCGAAGCTGAAATTCGAGGGCGGCGTACACCGCGTGCAGCGCGTGCCGGTCACCGAATCTCAAGGACGCGTGCACACGTCGGCCGCCGGGGTGCTGGTGTACCCCGAGCCCGAAGAGGTGGGCGAAGTGCAGATCGACGACTCGGATCTGCGGATCGACGTCTACCGGTCGTCCGGTAAGGGCGGCCAGGGCGTCAACACGACCGACTCGGCGGTGCGAATTACCCACCTGCCCACCGGGATTGTGGTGACCTGCCAAAACGAGCGGTCGCAGCTGCAGAACAAGGCCCGCGCCATGTTGGTGCTCGCGGCCCGCCTGCAGGCACTGGCCGAGGAGCAGGCGCAGGCCGACGCGTCGGCCGACCGGGCGAGTCAGATCCGCACCGTGGACCGTAGCGAGCGGATCCGCACCTACAACTTCCCGGAGAACCGGATCGCCGATCACCGCATCAATTTCAAGGCGCACAATCTCGACCAGGTGCTGGACGGCGACCTGGACGCTCTGTTCGACGCCCTCGGGGCGGCCGACAAGCAAGCGCGGCTGCAGCAGGCATGA
- a CDS encoding L-threonylcarbamoyladenylate synthase, with protein MSQTFDCTDHEQRSRAIISAAAAVKNGGLVVLPTDTVYGLGADAFNSTAVAALLAAKGRGRDMPVPVLVGSWYTIDGLAMTVTTSMRNLVRAFWPGALSLVVRQAPSVQWDLGDARGTVMLRMPLHPVAIELLREVGPMAVSSANISGRPPAVDVGQARQQLGDLVDVYLDGGPAAEQSASTILDLTSPEPRILRAGPVSAERIAEVLGVDAESLAG; from the coding sequence ATGAGCCAGACATTCGACTGCACCGACCACGAACAGCGTTCGCGTGCAATCATTTCCGCGGCAGCCGCGGTGAAGAACGGTGGCTTGGTCGTTCTGCCTACTGACACGGTATACGGGTTGGGCGCCGATGCGTTCAATAGCACGGCGGTGGCCGCACTGCTGGCCGCCAAAGGACGCGGTCGCGACATGCCGGTGCCAGTGCTGGTCGGTTCCTGGTACACCATCGACGGCCTGGCGATGACGGTGACGACCTCCATGCGCAACCTCGTCCGCGCTTTCTGGCCCGGCGCACTGAGCCTGGTGGTCCGTCAAGCGCCCTCGGTGCAATGGGACCTGGGTGACGCCCGCGGCACCGTCATGCTGCGGATGCCCCTGCACCCGGTCGCGATCGAACTGCTGCGCGAGGTCGGGCCGATGGCCGTCTCCAGCGCGAATATCTCCGGACGTCCGCCCGCGGTCGACGTCGGGCAAGCGCGCCAGCAGCTAGGCGACCTCGTCGACGTCTATCTCGATGGCGGGCCCGCGGCCGAGCAGTCCGCCTCGACCATCCTGGATCTGACCAGTCCTGAACCCCGCATCCTGCGAGCGGGTCCGGTCAGCGCCGAACGCATCGCCGAAGTACTCGGCGTCGACGCCGAAAGCCTTGCCGGCTGA
- the rho gene encoding transcription termination factor Rho: MTLDTSSDNGAQSSASDGSLATMVLPELRALANRSGVKGTSGMRKSELIAAIRESRQAGKSNGASTNGGAENHAPEAANHTEPAADNHATRTESGDKPPADDNQAGERDGRADKNDKTEKNDKKQHNGNDKAAREQQDQKSEDRDSDNDSDKVGDQGSGGQQNRGNQNQNQNQQDDDGDGRGGRRGRRFRERRRRGERSGEGGGGGDTELREDDVVQPVAGILDVLDNYAFVRTSGYLAGPHDVYVSMNMVRKNGLRRGDAVTGAVRVPRDGEGGDKNPRQKFNPLVRLDTVNGGPVENAKNRPDFTKLTPLYPNQRLRLETTGDRLTTRVIDLIMPIGKGQRALIVSPPKAGKTTILQDIANAITRNNPECHLMVVLVDERPEEVTDMTRSVKGEVIASTFDRPPSDHTSVAELAIERAKRLVEQGKDVVVLLDSITRLGRAYNNASPASGRILSGGVDSTALYPPKRFLGAARNIEEGGSLTIIATAMVETGSTGDTVIFEEFKGTGNAELKLDRKISERRVFPAVDVNPSGTRKDELLLSPDEFAIVHKLRRVLSGLDSHQAIDLLMSQLRKTKNNYEFLVQVSKTTPGMDND, translated from the coding sequence GTGACCCTCGATACTTCCAGCGACAACGGCGCCCAATCGAGCGCGTCGGACGGTTCGCTGGCCACCATGGTGCTTCCCGAACTGCGCGCGTTGGCCAATCGGTCCGGCGTCAAGGGCACCTCGGGCATGCGCAAAAGTGAACTGATCGCCGCGATCCGGGAAAGCCGCCAAGCCGGCAAGTCCAACGGCGCGTCAACCAACGGCGGCGCCGAGAACCACGCCCCCGAGGCGGCCAACCACACTGAGCCGGCCGCGGACAACCACGCGACCCGCACCGAGTCCGGCGACAAACCGCCCGCGGACGACAACCAGGCGGGGGAGCGGGACGGCCGCGCCGACAAGAACGACAAGACCGAAAAGAACGACAAAAAGCAGCACAACGGCAACGACAAGGCCGCCCGCGAGCAGCAGGATCAGAAATCCGAAGACCGCGACTCCGACAACGATTCGGACAAGGTTGGCGATCAGGGCTCCGGCGGACAACAGAACCGCGGCAACCAGAACCAGAACCAGAACCAGCAGGACGACGACGGTGACGGACGCGGCGGTCGCCGCGGACGCCGGTTCCGTGAGCGTCGGCGCCGCGGCGAGCGCTCCGGTGAAGGCGGCGGCGGTGGCGACACCGAACTCCGCGAAGACGACGTCGTCCAACCCGTCGCCGGCATCCTCGACGTGCTCGACAACTACGCGTTCGTCCGCACCTCCGGCTATCTGGCCGGTCCGCACGACGTCTACGTCTCGATGAACATGGTGCGAAAGAACGGTTTACGCCGCGGCGACGCGGTGACCGGCGCGGTGCGCGTGCCCCGGGATGGGGAAGGCGGCGACAAGAATCCGCGACAGAAATTCAACCCGCTGGTGCGCCTGGACACGGTCAATGGCGGGCCCGTCGAAAACGCCAAGAACCGTCCCGACTTCACCAAGCTGACGCCGTTGTACCCCAACCAGCGTCTGCGTTTGGAGACCACCGGCGACCGGCTGACCACCAGGGTCATCGACCTGATCATGCCGATCGGCAAGGGGCAGCGTGCACTGATCGTCTCGCCGCCTAAGGCCGGTAAGACGACGATCCTGCAGGACATCGCCAACGCGATCACCAGGAACAACCCCGAATGCCACCTCATGGTCGTGCTCGTCGACGAGCGTCCTGAAGAGGTCACGGACATGACTCGTTCGGTCAAGGGCGAGGTCATCGCCTCGACGTTCGACCGGCCACCGTCAGACCACACCTCGGTCGCCGAGTTGGCCATCGAGCGGGCCAAGCGGCTCGTGGAGCAGGGCAAAGACGTTGTCGTGCTGCTCGACTCGATCACCCGGCTGGGGCGCGCGTACAACAATGCGTCGCCGGCGTCGGGCCGCATCCTGTCCGGTGGTGTCGACTCGACCGCGCTGTACCCGCCGAAGCGCTTCCTCGGCGCCGCCCGCAACATCGAAGAGGGCGGATCGCTGACGATCATCGCCACCGCGATGGTCGAGACCGGATCCACCGGTGACACAGTCATTTTCGAGGAATTCAAGGGTACGGGTAACGCGGAGCTCAAGCTCGACCGCAAGATCTCCGAGCGTCGGGTGTTCCCCGCGGTCGACGTGAATCCCTCGGGTACCCGCAAGGACGAACTGCTGCTCTCGCCGGACGAGTTCGCGATCGTGCACAAGTTGCGTCGCGTGCTGTCTGGCCTGGATTCCCACCAGGCTATCGACCTGCTGATGTCGCAGCTGCGTAAGACCAAGAACAACTACGAGTTCCTGGTCCAGGTGTCGAAGACGACGCCGGGTATGGACAACGACTAA
- the fadD1 gene encoding fatty-acid--CoA ligase FadD1: MADTIQQLLRERSNDSTPAVKYEDRVWTWREHLADASATAAALIGIADSQRPLHVGALLGNTPEMLTAMAAAALGGFVLCGINDTRRGAALAKDIVRADCQILLTDPAHRELLDGLDLPGVRVIDVSTDEWSKLVASAGPLVPYREVEPTDTLMMIFTSGTSGEPKAVQITHLTVIFAGANLIGRFDVDSTGVCYLSMPLFHSNALLAGWSVAVGSGSAMVPATFSASRLLSDLRRYGATYMNYVGKPLAYVLATPEQPDDADNPLRVAFGNEASDRDIAEFSRRFDCTVWDGFGSSEGAIIITREDGCPAGSLGQGFPGVSIYNPETLAECAVAQFDADGALANPDDAIGELVNTTGAGLFAGYYNDQAATDARLRNGMFWSGDLAYRDADGWIYFAGRSGDWLRVDGENMTTAPIERILQRLPAISQVAVYAVPDQQVGDQVMAALVLVDGATLAPGEFAEFLASQPDLSPKAWPRHVWITDTLPTTATNKVLKRQLTALGSAPPGGLLWTRPGRETSYTVIDRSVKAQVSAG; encoded by the coding sequence GTGGCCGACACTATTCAGCAGCTGCTTCGCGAGCGAAGCAACGACTCCACGCCCGCAGTCAAGTACGAAGACCGCGTGTGGACCTGGCGTGAACATCTCGCCGACGCCTCGGCAACCGCCGCCGCGCTGATCGGCATCGCCGATTCGCAGCGTCCGCTGCATGTGGGGGCGCTGCTCGGCAACACACCGGAGATGCTCACCGCGATGGCGGCGGCGGCGCTCGGCGGCTTCGTGCTGTGCGGCATCAACGACACCCGGCGGGGTGCGGCTTTGGCCAAAGACATCGTGCGCGCCGACTGCCAGATTTTGCTCACCGATCCCGCCCATCGCGAGCTGCTCGACGGCCTGGATCTGCCGGGCGTGCGTGTCATCGACGTCAGCACCGACGAATGGTCGAAGCTCGTGGCGTCCGCCGGACCGCTGGTGCCCTACCGCGAGGTGGAACCCACCGACACGCTGATGATGATCTTCACCTCGGGAACCAGCGGCGAGCCAAAGGCTGTTCAGATCACCCACTTGACGGTAATCTTCGCCGGCGCCAACCTGATTGGCCGATTCGACGTCGACTCGACAGGCGTCTGCTACCTGTCGATGCCGCTGTTCCACTCCAACGCTCTGCTTGCCGGCTGGAGCGTCGCCGTCGGCTCCGGTTCCGCGATGGTGCCCGCCACCTTCTCGGCGTCGCGGCTGCTGTCCGACCTGCGTCGCTACGGCGCCACCTACATGAACTACGTCGGCAAGCCGTTGGCTTACGTGCTCGCCACGCCCGAGCAGCCCGACGACGCGGACAACCCGCTGCGGGTCGCATTCGGCAACGAGGCCAGCGACCGCGACATCGCGGAATTCAGCCGGCGCTTCGACTGCACGGTGTGGGACGGCTTCGGCTCCAGCGAAGGCGCCATCATCATCACCCGCGAAGACGGCTGTCCGGCGGGTTCGCTGGGGCAAGGCTTTCCGGGCGTCAGCATCTACAACCCCGAAACCTTGGCCGAGTGCGCGGTGGCGCAATTCGACGCCGACGGCGCACTGGCCAACCCCGACGACGCGATCGGCGAATTGGTCAACACCACCGGCGCGGGGTTGTTCGCCGGCTACTACAACGACCAAGCCGCCACCGACGCCCGGCTGCGCAATGGGATGTTCTGGTCCGGCGACCTGGCCTACCGCGACGCCGACGGCTGGATCTACTTCGCCGGGCGCAGCGGCGACTGGCTGCGGGTGGACGGCGAGAACATGACCACCGCGCCCATCGAACGGATCCTGCAGAGGCTGCCGGCGATCAGCCAGGTCGCGGTCTACGCGGTACCCGACCAGCAGGTCGGCGACCAAGTAATGGCCGCCCTGGTCCTGGTCGACGGCGCAACGCTGGCGCCGGGAGAGTTCGCCGAGTTTCTGGCTTCCCAGCCGGACCTGTCGCCGAAAGCCTGGCCCCGGCACGTCTGGATCACCGACACGCTGCCCACCACCGCCACCAACAAGGTGCTCAAACGACAGCTCACCGCGCTTGGCAGCGCCCCGCCCGGGGGCTTGCTGTGGACTCGGCCCGGCCGCGAGACCAGCTACACGGTCATCGACCGCTCCGTTAAAGCCCAGGTCAGCGCCGGTTAG